One window of the Anomaloglossus baeobatrachus isolate aAnoBae1 chromosome 12, aAnoBae1.hap1, whole genome shotgun sequence genome contains the following:
- the LOC142257833 gene encoding serum amyloid P-component-like translates to MEFLCLPKLDSQDFDRMLIWLMLWISGALGQRDMEDKLFAFPKESSTSYVRLLPEYSGPFSEATVCMRFHSNLTREYSLFSLATLSRHNAFLLYYYPGKRNQFLLSVDNEDHYYDLQGNNFTEWTSICATWNSSTWVLWIDATKYNKNGKQKDVKISANPIIIIGQEQDSYGGNFKASESFVGEITDVNMWNKTLTDENIMDYFATDEMSGNIINWNALDYKVFEDVNIQPYVDPYPCISV, encoded by the exons ATGGAATTTCTCTGCCTTCCTAAATTGGATTCACAAGACTTTGATAGGATGCTGATCTGGTTGATGTTGTGGATTTCAGGAGCCTTAGGCCAAAGAG ATATGGAAGACAAACTGTTTGCTTTTCCAAAGGAGTCGTCCACCTCGTATGTTAGGCTACTACCGGAATATTCTGGCCCGTTTAGCGAAGCCACCGTCTGCATGAGATTTCACTCAAATCTGACCCGAGAATATTCCTTATTTTCATTGGCCACTTTGAGTAGACACAACGCCTTTCTCCTCTATTACTATCCAGGCAAGAGAAATCAATTTTTACTATCGGTCGATAATGAAGACCACTATTATGATTTGCAGGGCAATAATTTTACAGAATGGACCAGCATTTGTGCCACATGGAACTCTTCCACCTGGGTGTTGTGGATCGATGCgacaaaatataataaaaatgggAAACAGAAAGACGTGAAGATCAGCGCCAACCCTATCATCATTATTGGTCAGGAGCAAGACTCTTATGGAGGAAATTTCAAAGCATCCGAGTCCTTTGTAGGAGAGATAACAGATGTTAACATGTGGAATAAAACTCTGACCGATGAGAATATTATGGATTATTTTGCCACTGATGAAATGAGCGGTAACATCATTAACTGGAACGCTTTGGATTACAAGGTTTTTGAAGATGTCAACATACAACCATATGTAGATCCCTATCCCTGTATATCTGTATAA